One stretch of Hemibagrus wyckioides isolate EC202008001 linkage group LG01, SWU_Hwy_1.0, whole genome shotgun sequence DNA includes these proteins:
- the rnf115a gene encoding E3 ubiquitin-protein ligase RNF115, whose protein sequence is MAEAAAVPPHRFFCHCCKGEVRPKLPEYICPRCDSGFIEEVTEDSSLLDSSTNGLDDTASQFAELWQLLFVERPFTVDLDSPDSEPRVPGGPGGLGLGGGPFGGSVPGGLSGNLGGPLGGGGDHWGPSRPPRLHTQRRYRSRGSSRPDRSPAVEGIVQQFLAGLFANSGAPGSPPLSWTGMLHSNPGDYAWGQGGLDAVITQLLGQFENTGPPPAEKEKISSLPTVIVSQEQADSSLECPVCKEDYTVGEPVRQLPCNHFFHSDCIVPWLELHDTCPVCRKSLSGGDSGNQPPSEPSSVNTEPRTQERWSY, encoded by the exons ATGGCGGAGGCTGCGGCAGTTCCTCCGCATCGGTTTTTCTGTCACTGTTGTAAAGGCGAAGTGAGACCAAAACTCCCG GAATACATCTGCCCCAGATGTGACTCTGGATTCATTGAGGAAGTGACGGAAGACTCCAG TCTTTTGGACAGTAGTACGAATGGCCTCGATGACACAGCTTCACAGTTTGCAGAG CTCTGGCAGCTTCTGTTTGTGGAGCGGCCGTTCACAGTGGACTTGGACAGCCCCGATTCAGAGCCACGGGTTCCAGGGGGTCCAGGAGGACTTGGTTTGGGAGGAGGGCCGTTTGGTGGCTCCGTCCCTGGGGGGCTCAGCGGGAACCTCGGTGGCCCgttaggaggaggaggagatcaCTGGGGCCCCAGCCGCCCCCCTCGCTTGCACACTCAGAGGAGATACAGATCCAGAGGAAGCAGTCGGCCGGATCGCTCCCCTGCTGTAGAGGG AATAGTACAACAGTTTCTTGCTGGCCTTTTTGCCAATTCAGGTGCTCCAGGCTCCCCACCACTGTCATg GACAGGCATGCTGCACTCAAACCCTGGTGACTATGCCTGGGGTCAGGGTGGTCTGGATGCAGTCATTACACAG TTACTGGGTCAGTTTGAGAACACAGGTCCCCCTCctgcagagaaagagaaaatttcCTCCCTCCCCACGGTCATTGTTTCTCAGGAACAGGCTG ACAGCAGTTTGGAGTGTCCAGTGTGTAAGGAGGACTACACAGTCGGAGAGCCAGTCAGGCAGCTGCCCTGTAATCACTTCTTCCACAGTGACTGCATTGTGCCCTGGCTAGAACTG CATGACACATGTCCGGTATGCAGGAAGAGTTTGAGTGGAGGGGACAGTGGCAATCAGCCACCCTCAGAGCCCTCCTCCGTAAACACCGAGCCCCGCACACAGGAGAGATGGTCCTACTGA
- the gba1 gene encoding lysosomal acid glucosylceramidase isoform X1, giving the protein MRTIYSQVTHCGRDSMRGTDLFVLIVLLTGTITHIRAGSDECKARSFGQSSVVCECNATYCDSVGRVSLPAVGHFLSFLSSRAGRRLQREEGQVQKNSTGAAFRITLVPTEKYQHVKGFGGAMTDAAAMNIISLSTGVQDQLLRQYFSPEGIEYTLVRVPMASCDFSTRLYTYADLPEDYSLLNFSLAEEDTHMKIPLLQRAQALSARPLSLFASAWSSPAWLKTNGALIGKGSLKGKPGGKEYKTWAQYYIRFLEEYEKHNLSFWGLTTGNEPTAGEMTNYSFQALGFTPELQRDWIAMDLGPALHSSPYAKTRLMILDDNRLLLPHWAKVVLSDIHAARYVHGIGVHWYFDRIIPAKITLATTHDLYPEYFILGTEACPGWSTLDHGVRLGSWERAEDYARDIIEDLNNYVIGWTDWNLALDMSGGPNWVKNFVDSPIIVDQNKDIFYKQPTFYSMAHFSKFLWEGSQRIGVSVSERTTLETSAFIRPDGSVVLIILNRSDAEVQFEVWDQSVGFLPTSAPPHSILTLLWATS; this is encoded by the exons ATGAGGACTATTTACAG ccAGGTGACCCACTGTGGCAGAGACAGTATGAGGGGAACAGATCTGTTTGTTCTGATCGTCCTTCTAACaggaacaatcacacacatcagag CAGGAAGTGATGAGTGCAAGGCAAGGTCCTTTGGCCAGAgctcagtagtgtgtgagtgtaacgCTACATACTGCGACTCTGTCGGTCGTGTCAGCTTGCCTGCTGTGGGCCACTTCCTGTCGTTCCTGAGCAGCAGGGCAGGTAGGAGACTTCAGAGGGAAGAGGGTCAAGTGCAGAAGAACAGCACTGGAGCAG CTTTCAGGATCACCCTGGTCCCCACAGAAAAGTACCAGCATGTTAAAGGCTTTGGAGGAGCCATGACAGATGCGGCTGCCATGAACATTATTTCTCTGTCGACTGGAGTCCAGGACCAGCTGCTCAGACAGTATTTCTCCccagagg GTATAGAGTACACCTTGGTCCGAGTACCGATGGCCAGTTGTGATTTTTCGACTCGTCTGTATACATATGCCGACTTGCCTGAAGACTACAGCTTGCTAAACTTCAGCCTGGCTGAAGAAGACACACACATGAAG ATTCCTCTGCTGCAGCGGGCACAAGCCCTGTCTGCTCGGCCGCTGTCACTGTTTGCTTCTGCCTGGAGCTCCCCGGCTTGGTTGAAGACCAACGGTGCACTCATAGGGAAGGGTTCCCTTAAAGGAAAGCCTGGGGGCAAAGAGTATAAAACCTGGGCTCAATACTATATCAG ATTTCTGGAAGAGTATGAGAAGCACAATCTCTCATTCTGGGGGTTGACCACAGGAAACGAACCCACTGCAGGAGAAATGACCAATTACAGCTTCCAGGCTTTGGGTTTCACTCCTGAGCTCCAGCGTGATTGGATTGCTATGGACCTCGGCCCTGCTCTTCATTCATCCCCATATGCCAAAACCCGCCTTATGATCCTGGATGACAACAGATTGCTGCTTCCTCACTGGGCCAAAGTG GTTCTGAGTGACATTCATGCTGCCAGATATGTCCATGGCATTGGCGTTCACTGGTACTTCGATCGCATCATCCCTGCCAAAATCACCCTGGCGACCACACATGACCTCTACCCAGAGTACTTCATTTTGGGCACAGAAGCGTGTCCTGGTTGGAGCACACTGGACCATGGTGTGCGGCTGGGCAGCTGGGAAAGAGCTGAAGATTACGCACGTGACATTATTGAG GACCTAAATAACTATGTGATCGGATGGACAGACTGGAACTTAGCATTAGATATGAGTGGTGGTCCAAACTGGGTCAAGAATTTTGTGGACAGCCCTATTATTGTGGATCAGAACAAGGACATCTTCTACAAGCAGCCGACTTTCTACAGCATGGCCCACTTCAG CAAGTTCCTGTGGGAGGGGTCTCAGAGAATAGGTGTGTCTGTTTCTGAACGCACCACACTGGAAACTTCTGCCTTCATCAGACCTGATGGGTCAGTAGTGCTGATCATTTTAAACAG GTCTGATGCTGAGGTGCAGTTTGAAGTCTGGGACCAGAGCGTGGGCTTTCTGCCTACAAGCGCTCCTCCTCACTCCATCCTCACACTACTGTGGGCCACATCCTAA
- the gba1 gene encoding lysosomal acid glucosylceramidase isoform X2 yields the protein MRTIYSQVTHCGRDSMRGTDLFVLIVLLTGTITHIRGSDECKARSFGQSSVVCECNATYCDSVGRVSLPAVGHFLSFLSSRAGRRLQREEGQVQKNSTGAAFRITLVPTEKYQHVKGFGGAMTDAAAMNIISLSTGVQDQLLRQYFSPEGIEYTLVRVPMASCDFSTRLYTYADLPEDYSLLNFSLAEEDTHMKIPLLQRAQALSARPLSLFASAWSSPAWLKTNGALIGKGSLKGKPGGKEYKTWAQYYIRFLEEYEKHNLSFWGLTTGNEPTAGEMTNYSFQALGFTPELQRDWIAMDLGPALHSSPYAKTRLMILDDNRLLLPHWAKVVLSDIHAARYVHGIGVHWYFDRIIPAKITLATTHDLYPEYFILGTEACPGWSTLDHGVRLGSWERAEDYARDIIEDLNNYVIGWTDWNLALDMSGGPNWVKNFVDSPIIVDQNKDIFYKQPTFYSMAHFSKFLWEGSQRIGVSVSERTTLETSAFIRPDGSVVLIILNRSDAEVQFEVWDQSVGFLPTSAPPHSILTLLWATS from the exons ATGAGGACTATTTACAG ccAGGTGACCCACTGTGGCAGAGACAGTATGAGGGGAACAGATCTGTTTGTTCTGATCGTCCTTCTAACaggaacaatcacacacatcagag GAAGTGATGAGTGCAAGGCAAGGTCCTTTGGCCAGAgctcagtagtgtgtgagtgtaacgCTACATACTGCGACTCTGTCGGTCGTGTCAGCTTGCCTGCTGTGGGCCACTTCCTGTCGTTCCTGAGCAGCAGGGCAGGTAGGAGACTTCAGAGGGAAGAGGGTCAAGTGCAGAAGAACAGCACTGGAGCAG CTTTCAGGATCACCCTGGTCCCCACAGAAAAGTACCAGCATGTTAAAGGCTTTGGAGGAGCCATGACAGATGCGGCTGCCATGAACATTATTTCTCTGTCGACTGGAGTCCAGGACCAGCTGCTCAGACAGTATTTCTCCccagagg GTATAGAGTACACCTTGGTCCGAGTACCGATGGCCAGTTGTGATTTTTCGACTCGTCTGTATACATATGCCGACTTGCCTGAAGACTACAGCTTGCTAAACTTCAGCCTGGCTGAAGAAGACACACACATGAAG ATTCCTCTGCTGCAGCGGGCACAAGCCCTGTCTGCTCGGCCGCTGTCACTGTTTGCTTCTGCCTGGAGCTCCCCGGCTTGGTTGAAGACCAACGGTGCACTCATAGGGAAGGGTTCCCTTAAAGGAAAGCCTGGGGGCAAAGAGTATAAAACCTGGGCTCAATACTATATCAG ATTTCTGGAAGAGTATGAGAAGCACAATCTCTCATTCTGGGGGTTGACCACAGGAAACGAACCCACTGCAGGAGAAATGACCAATTACAGCTTCCAGGCTTTGGGTTTCACTCCTGAGCTCCAGCGTGATTGGATTGCTATGGACCTCGGCCCTGCTCTTCATTCATCCCCATATGCCAAAACCCGCCTTATGATCCTGGATGACAACAGATTGCTGCTTCCTCACTGGGCCAAAGTG GTTCTGAGTGACATTCATGCTGCCAGATATGTCCATGGCATTGGCGTTCACTGGTACTTCGATCGCATCATCCCTGCCAAAATCACCCTGGCGACCACACATGACCTCTACCCAGAGTACTTCATTTTGGGCACAGAAGCGTGTCCTGGTTGGAGCACACTGGACCATGGTGTGCGGCTGGGCAGCTGGGAAAGAGCTGAAGATTACGCACGTGACATTATTGAG GACCTAAATAACTATGTGATCGGATGGACAGACTGGAACTTAGCATTAGATATGAGTGGTGGTCCAAACTGGGTCAAGAATTTTGTGGACAGCCCTATTATTGTGGATCAGAACAAGGACATCTTCTACAAGCAGCCGACTTTCTACAGCATGGCCCACTTCAG CAAGTTCCTGTGGGAGGGGTCTCAGAGAATAGGTGTGTCTGTTTCTGAACGCACCACACTGGAAACTTCTGCCTTCATCAGACCTGATGGGTCAGTAGTGCTGATCATTTTAAACAG GTCTGATGCTGAGGTGCAGTTTGAAGTCTGGGACCAGAGCGTGGGCTTTCTGCCTACAAGCGCTCCTCCTCACTCCATCCTCACACTACTGTGGGCCACATCCTAA